In the genome of Pseudomonas sp. P5_109, one region contains:
- a CDS encoding rhomboid family intramembrane serine protease — protein sequence MSAVAVLRLPLAVDLSGFVTLLKRMQVPHRVSEESGEQVLWVPQNISEDVRALYERFPAGDPDQQLDIPLAQTVKRPGFVEQLKYAKATALVLLLSIIVGAITLLGDNLETMRWLTFLEFRVVGEYIHFTPLADSLAAGQWWRLFTPMLIHFGILHLAMNGMWYWELGRRIESRQGSINLIGLTLLFSLVSNYAQYYFSGPTLFGGLSGVLYGLLGHCWIFQLLAPNPAYRLPRGVLVMMLVWLLLCLSGLVSMIGFGEIANAAHVSGLLIGCFTGLLGGLYNRRKLAA from the coding sequence ATGAGTGCTGTAGCGGTATTACGTCTGCCATTGGCGGTGGACTTGAGCGGGTTCGTCACGCTGCTCAAACGCATGCAGGTGCCCCATCGCGTCAGTGAAGAGTCTGGCGAGCAGGTGCTGTGGGTGCCGCAGAACATCAGCGAAGACGTGCGTGCGCTGTACGAACGTTTTCCGGCGGGCGACCCCGATCAGCAGCTGGACATTCCGCTGGCGCAAACCGTCAAGCGTCCGGGATTCGTCGAGCAGTTGAAATACGCCAAGGCCACTGCGCTGGTATTGCTGCTGAGCATCATCGTCGGGGCGATCACGCTGCTGGGCGACAACCTTGAAACGATGCGCTGGCTGACCTTCCTCGAATTCCGCGTGGTTGGCGAATACATCCACTTCACACCGTTGGCCGACAGCCTGGCGGCGGGGCAGTGGTGGCGCCTGTTTACGCCGATGCTGATCCATTTCGGCATCCTGCACCTGGCGATGAACGGCATGTGGTACTGGGAGCTGGGGCGGCGTATCGAGTCGCGCCAGGGCAGTATCAACCTGATCGGCCTGACCCTGCTGTTCAGCCTGGTGTCAAACTACGCCCAGTACTATTTCAGCGGTCCGACCTTGTTCGGCGGTTTGTCCGGCGTACTGTACGGCCTGCTCGGGCATTGCTGGATCTTCCAGCTGCTGGCGCCGAACCCGGCTTATCGCCTGCCGCGAGGTGTGCTGGTGATGATGCTGGTGTGGTTGCTGCTGTGCCTGTCCGGGCTGGTCTCGATGATCGGCTTCGGCGAAATCGCCAACGCGGCCCATGTCAGCGGGTTACTCATCGGATGCTTCACCGGTTTGTTGGGTGGTTTGTATAACCGCCGTAAACTGGCCGCCTAA
- a CDS encoding YeaC family protein — MSSFNEMIQNITPDIYESLKLAVEIGKWSDGGKLTAEQRELSLQAMIAWEIQNLPEDQRTGYMGPQECSSKSIQVPNILFKSDAIH, encoded by the coding sequence ATGTCCTCTTTCAACGAAATGATCCAGAACATCACTCCTGATATCTACGAGAGCCTGAAACTGGCCGTGGAAATCGGCAAATGGTCCGACGGTGGCAAACTCACCGCCGAACAACGTGAACTGTCGCTGCAGGCGATGATCGCCTGGGAAATCCAGAACCTGCCCGAGGACCAGCGTACCGGCTACATGGGCCCACAGGAATGCAGCTCCAAGTCGATTCAAGTGCCTAATATCCTGTTCAAGTCGGATGCCATCCATTGA
- a CDS encoding DUF2797 domain-containing protein: MIEIGRGAISKMSARLDGPNVQYAFRLGETEVPVNPLIGTTVRLEYLGAIHCIHCGRKTKTSFSQGYCYPCMTKLAQCDVCIMSPERCHFDAGTCREPEWGEKFCMTDHVVYLANSSGVKVGITRATQLPTRWLDQGASQALPIMRVSTRQQSGFVEDLFRSQVADKTNWRALLKGDAVAVNLAEVRDQLFDRCAEGLQGLQERFGLQAIQAVTDVEPLEVRYPVEQYPAKIVSFNLDKNPIAEGTLMGVKGQYLIFDTGVINIRKYTAYQLAVHQ, from the coding sequence TTGATCGAGATTGGCCGCGGTGCAATCAGCAAAATGTCGGCGCGCCTTGACGGGCCGAACGTGCAATACGCTTTCCGTCTGGGCGAAACCGAGGTCCCGGTCAATCCGTTGATCGGCACCACGGTGCGTCTCGAATACCTGGGTGCGATCCACTGCATCCATTGCGGACGCAAGACCAAGACCAGTTTCAGCCAGGGTTACTGCTACCCGTGCATGACCAAGCTGGCCCAGTGCGACGTGTGCATCATGAGTCCGGAGCGCTGCCACTTCGACGCCGGCACCTGCCGCGAGCCCGAGTGGGGCGAGAAGTTCTGCATGACCGATCACGTGGTGTACCTGGCCAATTCGTCGGGGGTGAAAGTCGGGATTACCCGTGCCACCCAGTTGCCGACCCGCTGGCTCGACCAGGGTGCGAGCCAGGCGTTGCCGATCATGCGCGTATCGACCCGGCAACAGTCAGGTTTCGTCGAGGATCTGTTTCGCAGCCAGGTGGCCGACAAGACCAACTGGCGTGCTTTACTCAAGGGCGATGCGGTGGCCGTGAACCTGGCCGAGGTCCGCGATCAATTGTTCGACCGCTGTGCCGAAGGCTTGCAAGGGTTGCAGGAACGCTTCGGCTTGCAGGCGATCCAGGCGGTGACCGATGTCGAACCGCTGGAAGTCCGCTACCCGGTCGAGCAGTACCCGGCGAAGATCGTCAGCTTCAACCTGGACAAGAACCCGATTGCCGAAGGCACGCTGATGGGGGTCAAGGGCCAATACCTGATCTTCGATACCGGCGTGATCAACATTCGTAAATACACGGCTTACCAGCTCGCCGTGCATCAGTAA
- the pepN gene encoding aminopeptidase N — MRTEQPKMIYLKDYQAPEYLIDETHLTFELYEDHSLVHAQLVMRRNPERGPGLPPLVLDGQQLELLSVTLADQALSDAQYQLTENHLTLHPTSTTFTVDTSVRIHPETNTALEGLYKSGTMFCTQCEAEGFRKITYYLDRPDVMSTFTTTVVAEQHSYPVLLSNGNPIASGPGEDGRHWATWEDPFKKPAYLFALVAGDLWAVEDSFTTMSERNVALRIYVEPENIDKCQHAMNSLKKSMRWDEEVYGREYDLDIFMIVAVNDFNMGAMENKGLNIFNSSAVLAKAETATDAAHQRVEAIVAHEYFHNWSGNRVTCRDWFQLSLKEGFTVFRDAGFSSDMNSATVKRIQDVAYLRTHQFAEDAGPMAHAVRPDSFIEISNFYTLTVYEKGSEVVGMIHTLLGAEGFRKGSDLYFARHDGQAVTCDDFIKAMEDANGVDLTQFKRWYSQAGTPRLAVSESYDSAAKTYSLTFRQSCPETPDKVQKLPFVIPVELGLLDSKGAAIALRLSGEASAQGTSRVISVTEAEQTFTFVDIAEQPLPSLLRGFSAPVKLSFPYNRDQLMFLMQHDSDGFNRWDAGQQLSVQVLQELIGQQQKGEALVLDQRLVSALRTVLSDESLDQAMVAEMLSLPSEAYLTEISEVADVDAIHTAREFARKQLADALFEGLWLRYQANRELSKQTPYVAEAEHFARRALQNIALSYLMLSGKPQVLAATLEQFDACDNMTERLTALAVLVNSPFEAEKAKALASFAEHFKDNPLVMDQWFSVQAGSVLPGGLARTKALMQHPAFNIKNPNKVRALVGAFAGQNLINFHAADGSGYRFLADLVIELNGFNPQIASRQLAPLTRWRKYDDARQALMKGELERIRASGQLSSDVFEVVSKSLA, encoded by the coding sequence ATGCGCACCGAACAACCGAAGATGATTTACCTCAAGGACTATCAGGCGCCCGAGTACCTGATCGACGAAACACACCTGACCTTCGAGTTGTACGAGGACCACAGCCTGGTCCATGCGCAACTGGTGATGCGCCGCAACCCCGAGCGCGGCCCGGGCCTGCCGCCGCTGGTGCTGGACGGCCAGCAGCTGGAACTGCTGTCGGTGACCCTGGCCGACCAGGCGCTTTCTGATGCGCAATACCAACTGACCGAAAATCACCTGACCCTGCACCCGACCAGCACCACCTTCACGGTCGATACCAGCGTCAGGATCCACCCGGAAACCAACACCGCGCTGGAAGGCCTGTACAAGTCCGGCACGATGTTCTGCACCCAGTGCGAAGCCGAAGGCTTCCGCAAGATCACTTATTACCTCGACCGCCCGGACGTGATGAGCACGTTCACCACCACGGTCGTCGCCGAGCAGCACAGCTATCCGGTGCTGCTGTCCAACGGCAACCCGATTGCCTCCGGTCCCGGTGAAGACGGCCGGCATTGGGCGACCTGGGAAGACCCGTTCAAGAAACCGGCGTACCTGTTTGCGCTGGTGGCCGGTGACCTGTGGGCCGTCGAAGACAGCTTCACCACCATGAGCGAGCGCAACGTGGCGTTGCGCATTTACGTCGAGCCGGAAAACATCGACAAGTGCCAGCACGCCATGAACAGCCTGAAGAAGTCCATGCGCTGGGACGAAGAGGTCTACGGTCGCGAGTACGACCTGGACATCTTCATGATCGTCGCCGTGAATGACTTCAACATGGGCGCCATGGAAAACAAGGGCCTCAACATCTTCAACTCCAGCGCCGTGCTGGCCAAGGCGGAAACCGCCACTGACGCCGCGCACCAGCGGGTCGAGGCGATCGTCGCCCACGAGTACTTCCACAACTGGTCGGGCAACCGCGTGACCTGCCGCGACTGGTTCCAGTTGTCGCTCAAGGAAGGCTTCACCGTGTTCCGCGATGCCGGCTTCTCTTCGGACATGAACTCGGCCACGGTCAAGCGCATCCAGGACGTGGCGTACCTGCGTACCCACCAGTTCGCCGAAGACGCAGGTCCGATGGCCCACGCCGTGCGCCCGGACAGCTTCATCGAGATTTCCAACTTCTACACCCTGACGGTGTACGAAAAGGGCTCGGAAGTGGTCGGCATGATTCACACCTTGCTTGGCGCCGAAGGCTTCCGCAAAGGCAGCGACCTGTACTTCGCACGCCACGACGGCCAGGCCGTGACCTGCGATGACTTCATCAAGGCCATGGAAGACGCCAATGGCGTTGACCTGACCCAGTTCAAACGCTGGTACAGCCAGGCGGGTACACCGCGCCTGGCGGTGAGCGAGTCTTACGACTCAGCGGCGAAAACCTACAGCCTGACCTTCCGCCAGAGCTGCCCGGAAACCCCGGACAAGGTGCAAAAACTGCCGTTCGTGATCCCGGTCGAATTGGGCCTGCTGGATTCCAAAGGGGCGGCGATTGCCCTGCGTCTGTCCGGTGAAGCCTCGGCGCAAGGCACCTCGCGGGTCATTTCCGTGACCGAAGCCGAGCAGACCTTCACCTTCGTCGACATCGCCGAACAGCCGCTGCCGTCGTTGTTGCGTGGCTTCTCGGCACCGGTGAAATTGAGCTTTCCGTACAACCGCGACCAGTTGATGTTCCTGATGCAGCACGACAGCGACGGCTTCAACCGCTGGGATGCCGGCCAGCAACTGTCGGTGCAGGTGCTGCAAGAGTTGATCGGCCAGCAGCAGAAAGGCGAAGCACTGGTGCTCGATCAGCGTCTGGTGTCGGCGCTGCGCACGGTGCTGTCGGACGAGTCGCTGGACCAGGCCATGGTCGCCGAAATGCTCTCGCTGCCAAGCGAGGCGTACCTGACCGAGATCAGCGAAGTGGCGGATGTCGACGCCATTCACACCGCCCGCGAGTTTGCCCGCAAGCAACTGGCTGACGCGTTGTTCGAAGGCCTGTGGCTGCGGTATCAGGCCAATCGCGAGCTGTCGAAGCAAACGCCGTACGTGGCCGAAGCCGAACACTTTGCCCGTCGTGCCTTGCAGAACATCGCGCTGTCGTACCTGATGCTCAGCGGCAAGCCGCAAGTTCTGGCGGCAACCCTGGAGCAGTTCGACGCGTGCGACAACATGACCGAGCGCCTGACCGCGCTCGCCGTGTTGGTCAATTCGCCGTTCGAAGCCGAGAAGGCCAAGGCACTGGCCAGCTTCGCCGAGCACTTCAAGGACAACCCGCTGGTCATGGATCAGTGGTTCAGCGTCCAGGCCGGCAGCGTGTTGCCCGGTGGCCTGGCACGGACCAAGGCGTTGATGCAGCACCCTGCGTTCAACATCAAGAACCCGAACAAGGTGCGGGCACTGGTCGGTGCGTTCGCCGGGCAGAACCTGATCAACTTCCACGCCGCTGACGGTTCCGGTTATCGCTTCCTGGCTGATCTGGTGATCGAGCTGAACGGCTTCAACCCGCAGATTGCCTCTCGCCAGTTGGCGCCGCTGACTCGCTGGCGCAAGTATGACGATGCCCGCCAGGCGTTGATGAAGGGGGAGTTGGAACGGATTCGGGCTTCGGGGCAGCTGTCTAGCGATGTGTTTGAAGTGGTCAGCAAAAGCCTGGCCTGA
- a CDS encoding WD40/YVTN/BNR-like repeat-containing protein, translating to MSEPVMGVGICRPPALRKFALLATALSLLGSAMLSAPALAAAAPASDVVYSIESAKAAKSLMLDVVHAGKRLVAVGDRGHILYSDDQGATWTQAKVPTRALLTSVFFVDDKHGWAVGHDAQILASEDGGTTWTKQFEDLKRESPLLDVWFKDVDSGFAVGAYGSLMETTDGGKHWEDASDRLDNEDQYHLNAIAAVKDAGLFIVGEQGSMFRSADWGQTWEKLEGPYEGSLFGVIGTAQANTLLAYGLRGNLYRSTDFGSTWEQVELKAERGDLEFGLSGGTLLDDGSIVIVGNGGSVIRSSDNGETFKVVNRPDRISVSAVAAAGNGNLVLAGQGGVRVTSPNGTESGK from the coding sequence ATGAGTGAGCCTGTCATGGGTGTGGGTATCTGCCGCCCGCCGGCATTACGCAAATTCGCGTTGCTGGCCACAGCGCTCTCGCTGTTGGGCTCTGCCATGCTGTCGGCGCCTGCGCTGGCCGCGGCGGCGCCAGCATCCGACGTTGTTTATTCCATTGAATCTGCCAAGGCTGCCAAAAGCCTGATGCTCGATGTCGTCCACGCCGGCAAGCGCCTGGTGGCGGTCGGGGATCGTGGGCACATCCTGTATTCCGATGACCAGGGCGCTACCTGGACCCAGGCCAAGGTCCCGACCCGGGCCCTGCTGACGTCGGTGTTTTTCGTCGACGACAAGCACGGCTGGGCGGTCGGTCATGACGCACAGATCCTCGCCAGCGAGGACGGTGGCACCACCTGGACCAAACAGTTCGAAGACCTGAAACGCGAATCGCCACTGCTCGATGTCTGGTTCAAGGACGTTGACAGCGGCTTTGCCGTGGGTGCTTACGGCTCGCTGATGGAAACCACCGACGGTGGCAAGCATTGGGAAGACGCCAGCGACCGCCTGGACAACGAAGACCAGTACCACCTGAACGCGATTGCCGCGGTCAAGGACGCCGGGCTGTTCATCGTTGGCGAGCAGGGCAGCATGTTCCGTTCCGCCGACTGGGGCCAGACCTGGGAAAAACTCGAAGGTCCGTACGAAGGCTCGCTGTTTGGTGTGATCGGCACGGCGCAGGCCAATACGCTGTTGGCCTATGGCCTGCGTGGCAACCTCTATCGATCTACCGACTTCGGCAGCACCTGGGAGCAAGTCGAGCTCAAGGCTGAACGTGGCGACCTGGAGTTCGGGCTGTCCGGCGGCACGCTGCTCGACGACGGTTCCATCGTGATCGTCGGCAACGGCGGCTCGGTGATCCGCAGCAGCGACAATGGCGAAACCTTCAAGGTGGTCAACCGTCCGGACCGTATTTCGGTCTCGGCAGTGGCCGCGGCAGGCAATGGCAATCTGGTTCTGGCCGGGCAGGGTGGCGTTCGCGTCACCTCGCCCAACGGCACCGAGTCGGGCAAATGA
- a CDS encoding efflux RND transporter permease subunit, with product MTSLSTHHQDKATFLERLIFNNRPAVITICLLVSIFLFWQATLIRPSTSFEKMIPLEHPFIQKMMEHRNDLANLGNTVRISVEATDGDIFSKEYMETLRQINDEVFYISGVDRSGLKSLWSPSVRWTEVTEEGFAGGEVIPQSYNGSQASLDLLRNNVLKSGQVGRLVSNDFKSSIVDIPLLESYPDPQDQGKLLALDYRKFSHELEDKIRTKFEAQNPNVKIHIVGFAKKVGDLIDGLVMVVMFFGIAFVITLILLLWFTNCLRSTVAVLSTTLVAVVWQLGLMHFFGFGLDPYSMLVPFLIFAIGISHGVQKINGIALQSSEADNALTAARRTFRQLFLPGMIAILADAVGFITLLIIDIGVIRELAIGASIGVAVIVFTNLILLPVAISYVGISKRAVERSKKDAVREHPFWRLLANFASAKVAPVSILLALIAFGGGLWYSQNLKIGDLDQGAPELRPDSRYNKDNNFIINNYSTSSDVLVVMVKTKSEGCSRYEAMAPIDELMWKMQNTEGVQSAISLVTVSKQMIKGMNEGNLKWETLSRNPDVLNNSIARADGLYNNSCSLAPVLVFLNDHKAETLDRAVHAVQEFAKENNKEGLEFILAAGNAGIEAATNEVIKKSELTILILVYICVAVMCMITFRSWAATLCIVLPLVLTSVLGNALMAFMGIGVKVATLPVVALGVGIGVDYGIYIYSRLESFLRAGLPLQEAYYQTLKSTGKAVLFTGLCLAIGVCTWIFSAIKFQADMGLMLTFMLLWNMFGALWLLPALARFLIKPEKLAGQKGNSLFAH from the coding sequence ATGACTTCCTTGAGTACTCATCACCAGGACAAGGCGACGTTCCTCGAGCGCCTGATCTTCAACAACCGCCCGGCAGTGATCACGATCTGCCTGCTGGTCAGTATTTTCCTGTTCTGGCAGGCGACGCTGATTCGTCCGTCCACCAGTTTCGAAAAAATGATCCCGCTGGAGCATCCCTTCATCCAGAAGATGATGGAGCACCGCAACGATCTGGCGAACCTGGGTAACACCGTGCGGATCTCGGTGGAAGCCACCGATGGCGACATCTTCTCCAAGGAATACATGGAGACCCTGCGCCAGATCAACGACGAAGTCTTCTACATCTCCGGTGTCGACCGTTCCGGCCTCAAGTCGCTGTGGAGCCCGAGCGTTCGCTGGACCGAAGTGACGGAAGAGGGCTTCGCCGGCGGTGAGGTGATTCCGCAGAGCTACAACGGCTCCCAGGCCAGCCTCGATTTGTTGCGCAACAACGTGCTCAAGTCCGGTCAGGTCGGGCGCCTGGTGTCCAACGACTTCAAGTCGAGCATCGTCGACATTCCGTTGCTGGAGTCCTACCCGGATCCGCAGGACCAGGGCAAGTTGCTGGCGCTGGACTATCGCAAGTTCTCCCACGAGCTTGAAGACAAGATCCGCACCAAGTTCGAAGCACAGAACCCGAACGTGAAGATCCACATCGTCGGATTCGCCAAGAAAGTCGGTGACCTGATCGACGGCCTGGTGATGGTGGTGATGTTCTTCGGTATCGCCTTCGTCATTACCCTGATCCTCTTGCTATGGTTCACCAACTGCCTGCGCAGTACCGTCGCCGTGTTGAGCACGACGTTGGTGGCAGTGGTCTGGCAGCTGGGGTTGATGCACTTCTTCGGCTTCGGGCTCGATCCCTATTCGATGCTGGTGCCGTTCCTGATCTTCGCCATCGGTATTTCCCACGGCGTGCAGAAGATCAACGGGATCGCCCTGCAATCGAGCGAAGCGGACAACGCCCTGACGGCAGCGCGTCGCACTTTCCGTCAACTGTTCCTGCCGGGGATGATCGCGATCCTCGCCGATGCCGTGGGTTTCATCACGCTGCTGATCATCGATATCGGCGTGATCCGTGAACTGGCCATCGGCGCGTCCATCGGCGTAGCGGTGATCGTGTTCACCAACCTGATCCTGCTGCCGGTGGCGATTTCCTATGTCGGCATCAGCAAGCGTGCGGTCGAGCGCAGCAAGAAAGATGCGGTGCGCGAACATCCGTTCTGGCGCCTGCTGGCAAATTTTGCCAGCGCCAAGGTTGCCCCGGTTTCCATTCTGCTGGCGCTGATCGCCTTTGGCGGCGGCCTGTGGTACAGCCAGAACCTGAAAATCGGCGACCTCGACCAGGGTGCCCCGGAGCTGCGTCCGGACTCGCGTTACAACAAGGACAACAACTTCATCATCAACAACTACTCGACCAGTTCCGATGTGCTGGTGGTGATGGTCAAGACCAAGTCCGAAGGCTGCTCGCGCTACGAAGCCATGGCGCCGATCGACGAACTGATGTGGAAGATGCAGAACACCGAGGGCGTGCAGTCGGCGATTTCCCTGGTGACCGTGTCCAAGCAGATGATCAAGGGCATGAACGAGGGCAACCTGAAATGGGAAACCCTGTCGCGTAACCCGGATGTGCTGAACAACTCCATCGCCCGTGCTGACGGTCTGTACAACAACAGCTGTTCCCTGGCGCCGGTGCTGGTATTCCTCAACGATCACAAGGCCGAGACCCTGGATCGCGCAGTGCATGCAGTGCAGGAGTTCGCCAAGGAAAACAACAAGGAAGGCCTGGAGTTCATCCTCGCTGCCGGTAACGCCGGGATCGAGGCGGCCACCAACGAAGTGATCAAGAAGTCCGAGCTGACCATCCTGATCCTGGTGTACATCTGTGTGGCGGTCATGTGCATGATCACCTTCCGTTCGTGGGCGGCGACCTTGTGCATCGTGTTGCCACTGGTGCTGACCTCGGTGCTCGGCAACGCCCTGATGGCCTTCATGGGCATCGGCGTGAAAGTCGCGACCCTGCCGGTCGTGGCGCTCGGGGTGGGGATTGGCGTGGACTACGGCATCTACATCTACAGCCGTCTGGAAAGCTTCCTGCGTGCTGGCCTGCCGCTGCAAGAGGCGTACTACCAGACGCTGAAGTCCACCGGTAAGGCGGTGCTGTTCACCGGTCTGTGCCTGGCCATCGGCGTGTGCACCTGGATCTTCTCGGCCATCAAGTTCCAGGCCGACATGGGTCTGATGCTGACCTTCATGCTGTTGTGGAACATGTTCGGGGCGCTGTGGCTGTTGCCGGCACTGGCACGGTTCCTGATCAAGCCTGAAAAACTGGCGGGGCAGAAAGGCAACTCGTTGTTTGCCCACTGA